The sequence ATCAAAGATCCTCCTGAAATCATGGTATGTTTTCCGATCTTACCAAATTGCTGAACAGCAGATAGACCTCCCATTACAGTAAAGTCTCCGATTTCAACATGTCCTGCAATACCGCAACCATTGGCAATAATTACATTATCTCCTATGATGCAGTCATGGGCAACGTGGGAAGTCGCCATAATAAGGCAATTGCTTCCTACTTTGGTATAACCTAAGGCTTTTGTTCCTCTATTTATTGTTACACATTCTCTTAAAGTAGTATTATCTCCAATAATAGTTCGTGTATCTTCACCATCAAACTTTAAGTCCTGAGGAATAGCAGAAATTACAGTCCCTGGAAAAATCTTACAATCTTTCCCTATTCTTGCTCCATCCATGATGGTAACATTTGGACCAATCCAAGTTCCTTCTCCAATTTCTACGTCCCCTGCAATTGTAGTAAATGGTTCTACGATTACATTTTTGCTGATTTTCGCACGTTTATCTACGGCTGCTAATTGATGAATCATTTAATCAACTTTATTTTTTGCAACTTGAGCCATAAGCTCTGCTTCTACTGCCACTGTATCTCCTACATATCCGTACCCCTGCATGTGCACAATACCTCTTCTGATAGGCTCTATTAATTCAATTTTGAATATAAGTGTATCTCCAGGAATTACTTTTCTTTTGAATTTCACTTTATCAATCTTGATAAAATAGGTAGAATAATTTTCAGGATCAGGAACACTTGCCAAAACAAGAATACCACCTGTCTGAGCTAAAG is a genomic window of Chryseobacterium nakagawai containing:
- the lpxA gene encoding acyl-ACP--UDP-N-acetylglucosamine O-acyltransferase encodes the protein MIHQLAAVDKRAKISKNVIVEPFTTIAGDVEIGEGTWIGPNVTIMDGARIGKDCKIFPGTVISAIPQDLKFDGEDTRTIIGDNTTLRECVTINRGTKALGYTKVGSNCLIMATSHVAHDCIIGDNVIIANGCGIAGHVEIGDFTVMGGLSAVQQFGKIGKHTMISGGSLIRKDVPPYVKVARDPISYAGINSVGLRRRGFSNEKIFEIQKIYRAIFQMKMNVSQALAYIEKEMLPTAERDEILQFIQNSPRGIVKGYGTGKDSN